CCACTTTACAATCATGATCCTGAGTGACGGAACCATAAAAAAACTTATAGAGAGAGGAGAGATAAAGATAGAACCCCTGGAGGAGAAAAACATCCAAGCTTCCTCTATAGACCTTCGGCTGGGGGGAGAGATAGCCCTCTACAGGATGGAGAGGATAGACATAAGAGAAAAAGACCTCAAGGTAGAAAAGATAGAGTTGGGTGAAGATGGCTTTTGGATAGAGCCTAAAGCCTTCGTCCTAGCCACCACCTTAGAGTACATAAAGCTTCCAGATTACATAACTGCCTTTGTAGAAGGTAGGTCTTCCTTAGGAAGGTTGGGTCTATTCATAGAGAACGCCGGCTGGGTTGATGCTGGCTTTGAAGGTCAGATAACCCTAGAACTCTATAACGCCAACAACTGTCCCATAAAGCTCTACAAGGGTATGAGGATATGCCAGATTGTCCTAGCTAAGCTTGACAAGAGGGCACAGAAGGCCTACAGAGGCAAGTACTTAGGCCAGAGCGGTGTAACACCTTCAAAGATTTTTATGGATTTTCAGGATTCTTAAGCTCAAGTATCTCAACAGGCTTTCTCCCTGCAAAACCTTCGTTGAGCTCATGCCAGTAGTTTATGTCTTCCTCGTCCTCCTTCCAACAGAGCCATATGTACCTGTTTTCATGGAAGGAAAGAAAGTCTACGAGTATAGGGTCTAGACCTTTTATGACGCCACCCAACGCCTCTATCTTCTGTAGTCCTCTTCTAATATCTTGGTCTAGTTCTCTTATCTGACTTTCTATGTAAAGCTTCTCAAGAGGGTCCTGCTCTTCTTCTAACCTTTCTTCCAAAAGGTACAACTCACTCCTTTTGTCTACAACCTCGCTCACTATGGCTTTTATGAGCGGTAATATCTCTCTAGCCTGCTGCAGATCAAAGATTTTCATAATTTAGTAATATATTCTCTGATGGAGTTAACATCAGAGAAAGTTGCCCTTTTACTCAAAGGTAAGCATATTGGTACACCTCAAAGGTTTAGGAGCGCATGTATAGATTCAAGACAAGTGGAAGAAGGTAGTCTCTTTGTAGCGCTAAAGGGTTCAAGGCACGACGGGCATGATTTTGTCATGCAAGCCTTACAGAAGGGATGTGTGGGAGCTTTGGTTGAAAGAGAGGTTCCAATTCCTGAGGGTAAATTCCTTATAGTGGTTGATAATACGCTCCGCGCCCTTCAGAAGCTTGCCAAGTATAAAAGGGAGAACTTTAGCGGTACCGTGGTGGGCATTGCTGGTTCTGCTGGAAAGACCACCACTAAGGAGATGATAGCCTTTCTCCTTTCAAAGGTGGGTAAGACATGTAAAACTCCCAGGAACCTAAACTCCCAGGTAGGTGTCCCTCTTTCCGTTATCAACTTTGATAGTGATTGTGAGTACTGGGTAGTAGAGATGGGAGCGAGCCAGAAGGGTGATGTAAGAAGGCTAGTGCAGATAGTTAAACCTTCGGTAAGAGTGATAACATCCATAGGTGAGGAACACCTGGAAACCTTTGGTTGCTTAGACGACGTAGTGCTTGGAAACGGAGAGATCTTTTCTGACATGCATGAGGAAGACATAGGTGTAGTACCTTCCTACGTGTACGAATGCTACAAAGACTACAAGGTTATAACCTTTGGTGATGGATCTGAATTTGAAGCCAGGGACGTAAGCTTGTCCTTGGAGGGTGTGAGCTTTAACGTCCAAGGGGTGAGGATATTTATACCCATACCGAGTTTTGCAGTAGTGGAAAATGCTCTCTGCAGCCTTGCTACTATTAAGGCCATGGGTTTAGACTGGAAGAAGCTGGCAGAGAACCTTAGCCAGTTTAAACCTGTGGAAGGAAGGTTTAGGGTTATAAAGGCAGGCCCTAACACTCTTATAGATGATTCTTACAACGCAAACCCTCCATCTGTGAGGATGGCCCTGAAGACCCTGTCCCGACTTCCAGGTAAGAGGATGGCAGTTCTGGGAGATATGTTAGAGCTCGGTTCAGACAGCGAGAGGTATCATAGGGAAATAGGAAGCTTGTGTGCAGAGCTCGGTATAGACGAATGTGTCTTCTACGGTAAGGAGATGTTCTACGCCTACCAAGAGTGCAAAAGGCTAAAGCAAGAGTGTTATCACTTTGATGAGGAGGATGAGCTTTTGAGTTTGATAAAAGGTAAGTACGGCTGGATCATACTCTTCAAAGGCTCCAGGGGTATGCGCATGGAGAGGTTCATCGAGAGGTTGTTGAATGATTGGCACTTTAGCATATAATAATATAATGAAATTCTTATATACTGTTCGGTAAAGGAGAAGAAGTATGAGAGCTGTGCTCTTTTTGATATTTCTAGTGTCGCTTGGCTTCTCGGGAGAGGTGGTCACTCTTAGGCAAGCGATGGAGAGTGCCCTTCAGAACAGCCTTGAGATAAAGTCCTCAAAGAGAGAGGTTATGGCTCAGGAGAGGGAACTGAAAAGTGCTATAGGATACTACTTCCCTCGTATAAAAGTGGAAGAAGTTTATACACGCACGGACATACCTGTGTACGCTTTCATGGCCAAGTTAAACCAAAGCAGGATAACACCCTTTGACTTTGACCCCAACAAGCTCAACAATCCTTCTGCCGTGAACAACTTTCAGACCAAGTTCAGTATAGAAGTACCTATATGGATGGGCGGGAAAACCCAGGCCATGGTAGAAGCCTCCAGGCATAGCTTGTCTGCAACCCGCTTAGAGGCCAGTAAAAAAGAAGAAGAATCGCTTTTCAAGACTTACCAAGCTTATGCAGATGCTTTTGTAGCTAAAAAGATGGTTGAGACAGCCAAAACCTCCTTAAAGGAAGCTGAGGAACATGTCAGGCTCGCGGAGAGTACCTACAAGGTAGGGATATCCCTCCTAGCGGACGTACTCAGGGCAAAAGTATACTTATCCAAAGCCCAAGAGATGCTCTCCACAGCCCAGAACAACTACCAGATTGCCAAGAGAGGTCTAGAGCTAGTTACTAACACCACCTTCGGAGACTTTGACGTGGAAGACTTAGGACAGTGTCCTAATGTGTCCCTAGAGGAGTTAAAACAGAAGGCTTTAGAAGAACGTAAAGACATAAAGGCCCTTCAGGAGAACATAAAAGCAATGAAGAGCATGCAGATGGCCATACTCGCGGACAACCTTCCACAGGTTTATGCTTTTGGGTCTTATGAACTCAACAATAAGAACAGTCCTTTTGGATCAGATGGTAAAGGATACATGGTGGGTGCTGGCATCTCTTGGACTTTTGATACGGGTCTTTCTGTGTACAACAGATACCTAGCTCAGGGTGAAAGGATAAAGGCGATGGAAGATAGGCTAAAGCTCTTGAAGGACGCGGCCATCTTTGAAGTAGAAAAGGCCTATACCAACTACCTTAACTCTCTTCAAGCTTATAAGTCTGCCCAAGCAAGGGAGGAAGCAAGCAAAGAAACAGTAAGAGTCATGGAGCTTAGGTTTAGACAAGGTTTGGTTAGGATGGTAGACCTTTTAGACGCTCAGACTCAGCTTGATATGGCCAGGTTTGAAAAAGTCCAAGCTCTTGGTAACTGTCATAAGGCATACGCCGAGCTTCTGTACTCAGCAGGTCTTATCAGGGAGGTGCTCAGATGAAGGGATACCTAAAGTACATAGGTTTTTTGGTAGTCATAGGTCTTTTAGTGGCTTGGTTTGTTGGGGCCTTCAAGCATAAAGAACCAGCATACTTGGTAGAGGGACAAAAGCGTACAGTCCAGGGACTAAAGGTAGGTAGCCCAACCCTCTCGCAGACGAGGATAGAGGCCTTTTCTGGAAGCGTAGTAGCAGACCAAACAGCTCACATCTCAACCCGCATAATGGGCAAAGTGCAGAAAGTCTACGTGAAGGAAGGTGATTTTGTAAAGGCTGGACAACTTCTAGTAAGCGTGGATGCTTCCGACGTACTTTCTCAAGCGAGCGCAGTAGAAAAGCAGATAACCCAAGCTCAAGAAGCTTACAAGGCAGCCTTGGCCAACTACGAAGCTGTAAAAAAGACCTACGAAAGATATGAAGCCCTCCTAAAGGAAGGGGCGGTAACCCAACAGGAATTTGATCAGGTCAAGGCTCAGTACGAGGCTGCCCTAGCAGGTGTGAGACAGGCCCAAGCAGGTATAGAAGCCCTTAAGTATCAAAGACAGGCAGTTGCTTCTAACTTGAACTACGCCACACTTAGGGCACCTTTTAGTGGGTATGTGACAGTCAAGAACGTTAACGAAGGCGATATAGCAGTGCCAGGACAGCCACTCCTTACCTTGGAAAAATCTCCTTACAAAGTGGAATTCTACCTGCCTGAAAGGTATCTAGGTAAGATAAAGCCAGGGCAGATCTTTGATGTTCAGGTGGATCCTGTGGGTGTAGTAAAGGGTAGGGTAGTAGAAGTTTCTCCAGCTTTGGACCCCATGAGCAGGACCTTTAGGGTAAAGCTTCTCTTGGAGGACAACCCTTCTGTTAGAAGTGGTATGTACGCAAAACTTCTCATACCTGAGGAAGGCAAGACAATCTTAGTTCCAGAAAGCGCCATCTACAGAAGGCATGACTTCACTGGAGTATTTGTAGTAAGACCTGATAATACTCTAGAGCTGAGGTTCGTAAAGCTTGGCCAGAAGGTGGGTGACATGGTAGAGGTACTTTCCGGACTTGAAGGTAACGAGAGGATAGTCATAGAGGGTGTTGAAAAGGCCTGCGATGGATGTAGGATAGGAGGCTAAAGGATGTATGGGTTCGCTGGAAGACTTGCTCACTATTTCATAGACTCAAAGCTTACTCCCATAATAGTTTTAGTCTCTTTGGCCCTTGGAGCCTTTGCCATAATAACCACACCTAAAGAAGAGGAGCCTCAAATAATAGTTCCCATGATAGACATATACCTCTCCTACCCTGGAGCTTCCCCCCAGGAAGTTGAGAGGAGAGTGGTTGAGCCCCTAGAAAAGAAACTCTGGGAGTTGAAAGACATAGAGTATCTATACTCGGCATCTTCTGAAGGACAGGCTATAGTTACAGCCAGGTTCTATGTAGGAACGGACCCTGTAAAGGCCCTGGTAGATCTAAACACCAAGATGATGTCTGCCATGGACGTGGCACCACCGGGAGTCTCCTTACCACCTCTCATAAAGCCAAAATCCATAGATGACGTACCAATAGTTACACTCACCCTATGGGGTAAGAACTATGACTGGTACGACCTTAGGAAGTTTGCTGCCGTACTGGAGACGGAGATAAAGAAGATAAACAACGTGGCGGATGTGTTCATAGTAGGTGGAAGACCTAGAGAGCTGAGGGTTGTGTTGGACCCTCAAAAGTTAGAGTACTACCGTGTATCTCCTCTTTACATAGCAAAAGTGATACAGGCAGCCAACTCTCAATTGCAAGTGGGGACACTAAAGGGAGAAGGTAAGGAATACCTGGTAAAAACAGGCGATTTTATAAAGTCAAAGGAAGATCTAGAGAACTTAGTAGTAGGCGTGTTTAATGGTAGGCCCGTATTTTTGAGGGATGTAGCCAAGATAGAGGATGGTCCATCGGACATAAAGGACTACGTGCTAATGGGATTTGGGCCTAAGTATGAACAGAAGAATATAAAGGGAGTGACTACCTCTGACCTGTACCCTGCTGTAACCATAGCAGTAGCCAAAAGGAAGGGGACCAACGCCGTAGATGTAGCAGAGGAGATTCTAAAGGTGGTAGAACATGTTAAAGGTACCATGCTTCCTTCTGACCTTAACATAACAGTAACAAGAAACTACGGAGAGACTGCAAAAGAGAAGGCAGACGAGCTCATAAAGAAGCTCTTCATAGCTACCTTCTCTGTAGTTCTTCTCATAGCGGTAACTCTTGGGTTTAAGGAGGCTATAGTAGTAGCAATAGCCGTACCTGTTACTCTGGCACTTGCCTTGTTCCTGAGTGAACTCCTTGGGTTTACTCTCAACAGAGTTACTCTCTTTGCCCTCATCTTCTCCATAGGTATACTCGTGGACGACGCCATAGTGGTAGTTGAGAACATTCACAGATGGTTTGAGTTACAGCTTGCTAAAACTCCCAGGGAGGCTATAGTCAGGGCTACGGATGAAGTAGGAAACCCCACCATACTAGCTACCTTTACCGTAATAGCTGCCCTGATGCCCATGGCCTTTGTGAGCGGTCTTATGGGACCCTACATGAGACCTATCCCCATTAACTCTTCTTCTGCAATGCTCTTCTCTCTATTCGTTGCCTTCATGATAACACCGTGGGCATCTTACATATTCCTGAGGGACAAATTTGATAAAGCCCACGAAGAGCATAAGGAGATAGACATAAAGTCCACAGTCTTCTGGAAGATATACTCGCGCATAATGGTCCCACTTCTGACAAGCAAGGCAAAGCGTTACGCACTTTATACGGCTACCATACTCTTGCTTCTTGGCTCTGTATCCCTTCTCGTCTTCAAGGTGGTCTTAGTGAAGATGCTACCCTATGACAACAAGAGTGAGGTACAGATAGTCATAGACATGCCGGAAGATGCAACCCTCGAGAGGACTTTGCAGGTAGCAAAAGCTATTGGTGAGTACATATCCAAAGAGAGCATAGTCACAGATTACCAGATATACGTTGGAACCTCTGCACCTTTTAACTTCAACGGTCTTGTAAGACACTACTACCTTAGGCAGGCACCTTACTATGCAGACATACAGGTTAACCTCATTCCCAAGGATGAAAGAAAAGAACAGTCGCACGACTTTGCAAAGAGGATAAGGCCCAAGGTAGAGGAGATAGCCAGAAGGTACGGTGTTAAGTACGTAGCTGTGGTAGAAGTGCCTCCTGGTCCTCCTGTGCTATCCCCCATAGTGGCGGAAGTATACGCTCCAGACTTTGAAACCCAGCAGAAGGTGGCCAAGGAGGTTCTGAAGATTTTCAGGTCATCACCAGCTATCGTAGACTCAGGTATATACTTAGAGGATCCTGTCCCAACGCTCAAGATCTCTGTGGATGAATACAAGGCTAAAATGGCAGGTCTTACAAAGGAGGAAGTAGTACAGACTCTAGCTGCCCTCATACATGGTTACAGGGTTGATGTAGCAAGGAACACGGCCACAGAAAATACTCCAATAGTTATAAGACTTGAAGAGAAGTACAGAACCCTTGATCTACTAAAAACACTAAAGATACCCACGAGGGATGGAA
The DNA window shown above is from Thermocrinis minervae and carries:
- the dcd gene encoding dCTP deaminase, yielding MILSDGTIKKLIERGEIKIEPLEEKNIQASSIDLRLGGEIALYRMERIDIREKDLKVEKIELGEDGFWIEPKAFVLATTLEYIKLPDYITAFVEGRSSLGRLGLFIENAGWVDAGFEGQITLELYNANNCPIKLYKGMRICQIVLAKLDKRAQKAYRGKYLGQSGVTPSKIFMDFQDS
- a CDS encoding DUF2203 domain-containing protein; this encodes MKIFDLQQAREILPLIKAIVSEVVDKRSELYLLEERLEEEQDPLEKLYIESQIRELDQDIRRGLQKIEALGGVIKGLDPILVDFLSFHENRYIWLCWKEDEEDINYWHELNEGFAGRKPVEILELKNPENP
- a CDS encoding UDP-N-acetylmuramoyl-tripeptide--D-alanyl-D-alanine ligase; its protein translation is MELTSEKVALLLKGKHIGTPQRFRSACIDSRQVEEGSLFVALKGSRHDGHDFVMQALQKGCVGALVEREVPIPEGKFLIVVDNTLRALQKLAKYKRENFSGTVVGIAGSAGKTTTKEMIAFLLSKVGKTCKTPRNLNSQVGVPLSVINFDSDCEYWVVEMGASQKGDVRRLVQIVKPSVRVITSIGEEHLETFGCLDDVVLGNGEIFSDMHEEDIGVVPSYVYECYKDYKVITFGDGSEFEARDVSLSLEGVSFNVQGVRIFIPIPSFAVVENALCSLATIKAMGLDWKKLAENLSQFKPVEGRFRVIKAGPNTLIDDSYNANPPSVRMALKTLSRLPGKRMAVLGDMLELGSDSERYHREIGSLCAELGIDECVFYGKEMFYAYQECKRLKQECYHFDEEDELLSLIKGKYGWIILFKGSRGMRMERFIERLLNDWHFSI
- a CDS encoding TolC family protein, whose translation is MRAVLFLIFLVSLGFSGEVVTLRQAMESALQNSLEIKSSKREVMAQERELKSAIGYYFPRIKVEEVYTRTDIPVYAFMAKLNQSRITPFDFDPNKLNNPSAVNNFQTKFSIEVPIWMGGKTQAMVEASRHSLSATRLEASKKEEESLFKTYQAYADAFVAKKMVETAKTSLKEAEEHVRLAESTYKVGISLLADVLRAKVYLSKAQEMLSTAQNNYQIAKRGLELVTNTTFGDFDVEDLGQCPNVSLEELKQKALEERKDIKALQENIKAMKSMQMAILADNLPQVYAFGSYELNNKNSPFGSDGKGYMVGAGISWTFDTGLSVYNRYLAQGERIKAMEDRLKLLKDAAIFEVEKAYTNYLNSLQAYKSAQAREEASKETVRVMELRFRQGLVRMVDLLDAQTQLDMARFEKVQALGNCHKAYAELLYSAGLIREVLR
- a CDS encoding efflux RND transporter periplasmic adaptor subunit → MKGYLKYIGFLVVIGLLVAWFVGAFKHKEPAYLVEGQKRTVQGLKVGSPTLSQTRIEAFSGSVVADQTAHISTRIMGKVQKVYVKEGDFVKAGQLLVSVDASDVLSQASAVEKQITQAQEAYKAALANYEAVKKTYERYEALLKEGAVTQQEFDQVKAQYEAALAGVRQAQAGIEALKYQRQAVASNLNYATLRAPFSGYVTVKNVNEGDIAVPGQPLLTLEKSPYKVEFYLPERYLGKIKPGQIFDVQVDPVGVVKGRVVEVSPALDPMSRTFRVKLLLEDNPSVRSGMYAKLLIPEEGKTILVPESAIYRRHDFTGVFVVRPDNTLELRFVKLGQKVGDMVEVLSGLEGNERIVIEGVEKACDGCRIGG
- a CDS encoding efflux RND transporter permease subunit encodes the protein MYGFAGRLAHYFIDSKLTPIIVLVSLALGAFAIITTPKEEEPQIIVPMIDIYLSYPGASPQEVERRVVEPLEKKLWELKDIEYLYSASSEGQAIVTARFYVGTDPVKALVDLNTKMMSAMDVAPPGVSLPPLIKPKSIDDVPIVTLTLWGKNYDWYDLRKFAAVLETEIKKINNVADVFIVGGRPRELRVVLDPQKLEYYRVSPLYIAKVIQAANSQLQVGTLKGEGKEYLVKTGDFIKSKEDLENLVVGVFNGRPVFLRDVAKIEDGPSDIKDYVLMGFGPKYEQKNIKGVTTSDLYPAVTIAVAKRKGTNAVDVAEEILKVVEHVKGTMLPSDLNITVTRNYGETAKEKADELIKKLFIATFSVVLLIAVTLGFKEAIVVAIAVPVTLALALFLSELLGFTLNRVTLFALIFSIGILVDDAIVVVENIHRWFELQLAKTPREAIVRATDEVGNPTILATFTVIAALMPMAFVSGLMGPYMRPIPINSSSAMLFSLFVAFMITPWASYIFLRDKFDKAHEEHKEIDIKSTVFWKIYSRIMVPLLTSKAKRYALYTATILLLLGSVSLLVFKVVLVKMLPYDNKSEVQIVIDMPEDATLERTLQVAKAIGEYISKESIVTDYQIYVGTSAPFNFNGLVRHYYLRQAPYYADIQVNLIPKDERKEQSHDFAKRIRPKVEEIARRYGVKYVAVVEVPPGPPVLSPIVAEVYAPDFETQQKVAKEVLKIFRSSPAIVDSGIYLEDPVPTLKISVDEYKAKMAGLTKEEVVQTLAALIHGYRVDVARNTATENTPIVIRLEEKYRTLDLLKTLKIPTRDGRLVALSDIVQVKEEPREPTIYRKNLRRVIYVIGDAGGREEAPFYGIFAVRSKVLDIPNPYGPIKELWMSLPLVEDGVYVKWDGEMHITLEVFRDLGLAFAVALFIMYVLILGWFKDFKIPGIIMAPIPLTLVGIIPGHALLGAFFTATSMIGFIALAGIIVRNSILLVDFAEERIKQGVPIHLAVVESGVIRTRPILLTAVALIVGSFVILFDPIFNGLAVSLIFGTIGSTALTLVLIPVMYYASKTKKIEVPSPEEIQRDILR